In Achromobacter spanius, the following proteins share a genomic window:
- a CDS encoding MFS transporter has protein sequence MNASSSTSPSSTPTPTPTLTAPIVLLMSVATGLAVASNYYAQPLLHTIGQQFSLSNAMAGAIVTTAQLSYALGLMLLVPLGDLFERRRLIVLMTLLSAGGLLISSFAHNIVLLLLGTALTGMLSVVAQILVPFAATLAAPHERGKAVGTVMSGLLLGILLARTVAGALADVGSWRTVYWVAALLMLGMSAALWRVLPRYQSPTTMSYPRLLGSILRMFVEEPLFRARSLLGFLLFAAFSMLWTPLTFLLASPPYEYSNTTIGLFGLAGAAGAYAANRFGRLADRGLGNLATRVGLLLLLGSWGLMAFGQASVIALLAGILVQDLAIQGVHVTNTSSLYRLRPEARSRLTAGYMTSYFLGGASGSLVSSWLYAHFGWPGVVIAGAVLGVVTLAYGTLAPSARIPETAPPPRRV, from the coding sequence ATGAATGCATCTTCTTCCACCTCCCCCTCTTCCACGCCAACACCAACGCCCACGCTGACCGCGCCGATCGTCTTGCTGATGTCCGTGGCCACCGGCTTGGCCGTTGCCAGCAATTACTACGCGCAGCCCCTGCTGCACACCATTGGCCAGCAGTTTTCGCTGTCCAACGCCATGGCGGGCGCCATCGTCACCACCGCGCAACTGAGCTACGCGCTGGGGCTGATGCTGCTGGTTCCGCTGGGCGACCTGTTCGAACGCCGCCGCCTGATCGTGCTGATGACGCTGCTGTCGGCCGGCGGGCTGTTGATCTCCTCGTTCGCCCACAACATCGTCTTGCTGCTGCTGGGCACAGCGCTCACGGGAATGCTGTCGGTGGTGGCCCAGATCCTGGTGCCGTTCGCCGCCACCCTTGCCGCGCCGCACGAACGCGGCAAGGCGGTGGGCACGGTCATGAGCGGGCTGTTGCTGGGCATCCTGCTGGCCCGCACCGTGGCCGGCGCGCTGGCGGACGTGGGCAGTTGGCGCACGGTGTACTGGGTGGCCGCCCTGCTGATGCTGGGCATGTCCGCCGCCTTGTGGCGCGTGCTGCCCCGCTATCAAAGCCCCACCACGATGAGCTACCCGCGCCTGCTGGGCTCCATCTTGCGCATGTTTGTTGAAGAGCCGCTGTTCCGCGCGCGGTCGCTGCTGGGCTTTTTGCTGTTCGCCGCGTTCAGCATGCTGTGGACGCCGCTGACCTTCCTGTTGGCCAGCCCGCCCTATGAATACAGCAACACCACCATCGGGCTGTTCGGCCTGGCCGGGGCGGCGGGCGCCTACGCCGCCAACCGCTTCGGCCGCCTGGCCGACCGGGGCCTGGGCAACCTGGCGACCCGCGTGGGCCTGCTGCTGTTGCTGGGGTCGTGGGGGCTGATGGCCTTCGGCCAGGCATCGGTGATCGCCCTGCTGGCGGGCATTCTGGTGCAGGACCTGGCCATCCAGGGCGTGCATGTCACCAATACCAGTTCGCTCTATCGGCTGCGCCCCGAAGCACGCAGCCGCCTGACCGCCGGCTACATGACCAGCTACTTCCTCGGCGGCGCCTCCGGTTCACTGGTATCGTCCTGGCTTTACGCCCATTTCGGCTGGCCCGGCGTGGTCATCGCGGGCGCTGTTCTGGGCGTGGTTACATTGGCCTATGGCACATTGGCGCCAAGTGCGCGCATCCCCGAAACAGCCCCGCCCCCTCGTCGCGTCTAG
- a CDS encoding MarR family winged helix-turn-helix transcriptional regulator, translating to MPTSDLVDLVISQWSTECPTQDFAAMAVITRVFRLNAFATRNVNRSFRRHNLHQGEFDVLATLYRTGAPHAMNPQKLVDALLLTSGAMTNRLDRLEQAGLLVRNPNPDDRRGIIVSLTAEGLRVIKLVLKDYLKDLGELLDPLSVAERKQLAGLLKKLLLKHDQETPGGIGV from the coding sequence ATGCCTACCTCTGATCTGGTCGATCTGGTGATCTCGCAATGGAGCACGGAATGTCCCACGCAGGACTTTGCCGCCATGGCCGTCATCACCCGCGTGTTCCGCTTGAACGCCTTCGCCACCCGCAACGTGAACCGCAGCTTTCGCCGCCACAACCTGCACCAGGGTGAATTCGATGTGCTGGCCACGCTCTACCGCACGGGCGCGCCGCACGCCATGAATCCGCAAAAGCTGGTCGACGCCCTGCTGCTGACCTCGGGTGCCATGACCAACCGGCTGGACCGCCTGGAGCAAGCCGGCCTGCTGGTGCGCAACCCCAACCCGGACGACCGCCGCGGCATCATCGTGTCGCTCACCGCCGAAGGCTTGCGCGTGATCAAGCTGGTGCTGAAGGACTATTTGAAGGACCTGGGCGAACTGCTGGACCCGCTATCGGTGGCCGAGCGCAAACAATTGGCCGGCCTGCTGAAAAAGCTCTTGCTCAAACACGACCAGGAAACCCCCGGCGGCATCGGGGTCTGA
- the leuS gene encoding leucine--tRNA ligase, translating to MQERYLPTTVEAAAHQDWQARDAYLVHEHAKNADGSEKPKFYACSMLPYPSGKLHMGHVRNYTINDMMARQLRMRGYNVLMPMGWDAFGMPAENAAIKSKVPPAKWTYDNIAYMKKQMKAMGLAIDWTREMCACDPQYYKWNQWLFLKMLEKGVAYRKTQVVNWDPVDQTVLANEQVIDGRGWRSGALVEKREIPGYYLRITDYADELLGAVQNDLPGWPERVRLMQENWIGKSEGLRFAFPHKIAGQDGQLIQDGKLYVFTTRADTIMGVTFCAVAPEHPLATHAARNNPQLSAFIEQCKLGGTTEAEMATREKEGMRTGLTVTHPITGADVEVWVGNYVLMTYGDGAVMGVPAHDERDFAFAKKYDLPIVQVVDVAGKEYSTAAWQEWYGDKQSGRTINSGKYDGLSHKEAVDAIAVDLGAQGLGEKQTTWRLRDWGISRQRYWGTPIPIIHCADCGPVPVPEKDLPVVLPDDLIPDGSGNPLAKNEAFLSCACPSCGKPARRETDTMDTFVDSSWYFMRYTSPGNDNAMVDSRNDYWMPMDQYIGGIEHAVLHLLYARFWTKVMRDMGLLNFDEPFTKLLCQGMVLNHIYSRKTPQGGIEYFWPEDVENVYDDRGAITGAKLKSDGSAINYGGVGTMSKSKNNGVDPQSLIDTLGADTARLFVMFASPPEQTLEWSDSGVEGSNRFLRRLWSISYARRDAVARGLANGADWSQATAPVKDLRREVYTLLKQADYDYQRIQYNTVVSACMKMLNAIDDAKLPEDAAADAAYAETLGVLLRVLYPVVPHITWHLWQDLGYAKELGDLLDAPWPHVDEAALIADEIELMLQVNGKLRGSIRVAAGAAKEDIEKLAASQEEVARFLEGRPPKRVIVVPGKLVNVVG from the coding sequence ATGCAGGAACGTTACCTCCCCACTACCGTCGAAGCGGCCGCCCACCAAGACTGGCAGGCCCGCGACGCCTATCTGGTCCACGAACACGCGAAGAACGCCGACGGCTCCGAAAAGCCGAAGTTCTACGCCTGCTCGATGCTGCCCTACCCCAGCGGCAAGCTGCACATGGGCCACGTGCGCAACTACACCATCAACGACATGATGGCGCGTCAGTTGCGCATGCGTGGCTATAACGTCCTGATGCCCATGGGCTGGGACGCCTTCGGCATGCCGGCGGAAAACGCCGCCATCAAGTCCAAGGTGCCGCCTGCCAAATGGACCTACGACAACATCGCCTACATGAAGAAGCAGATGAAGGCGATGGGTCTGGCAATCGACTGGACGCGCGAAATGTGCGCCTGCGATCCCCAGTACTACAAGTGGAACCAGTGGCTGTTCCTGAAGATGTTGGAAAAGGGCGTGGCCTATCGCAAGACCCAGGTCGTCAACTGGGATCCGGTCGACCAGACCGTGCTGGCCAACGAACAAGTCATCGACGGCCGTGGCTGGCGGTCGGGCGCGCTGGTTGAAAAGCGCGAAATCCCCGGCTACTACCTGCGTATCACCGACTACGCCGACGAACTGCTGGGCGCCGTCCAGAACGACCTGCCCGGCTGGCCCGAGCGCGTGCGCCTGATGCAGGAAAACTGGATCGGCAAGTCCGAAGGCCTGCGTTTCGCCTTCCCGCACAAGATCGCCGGCCAGGACGGCCAGTTGATCCAGGACGGCAAGCTGTACGTCTTCACCACCCGCGCCGACACCATCATGGGCGTGACGTTCTGCGCCGTGGCGCCTGAACACCCGCTGGCCACGCACGCCGCGCGCAACAACCCGCAATTGTCCGCCTTCATTGAACAGTGCAAGCTGGGCGGCACGACCGAGGCCGAAATGGCCACGCGCGAAAAGGAAGGCATGCGCACGGGTCTTACGGTCACGCACCCGATCACGGGCGCTGACGTCGAGGTCTGGGTCGGCAACTACGTGCTGATGACCTACGGCGACGGCGCCGTCATGGGCGTGCCCGCGCACGACGAACGCGATTTCGCCTTCGCCAAGAAATATGACCTTCCCATCGTGCAGGTCGTGGACGTGGCCGGCAAGGAATACTCCACCGCCGCCTGGCAGGAATGGTATGGCGACAAGCAGTCGGGCCGCACCATCAATTCGGGCAAATACGACGGCCTGTCGCACAAGGAAGCCGTGGACGCCATCGCGGTTGACCTGGGCGCGCAAGGCCTGGGCGAAAAGCAGACCACCTGGCGCCTGCGCGACTGGGGCATCTCGCGCCAGCGCTACTGGGGCACGCCGATCCCGATCATCCACTGCGCCGACTGCGGCCCGGTGCCGGTTCCCGAAAAAGACTTGCCCGTCGTCCTGCCCGACGACCTGATCCCCGATGGCAGCGGCAACCCGCTGGCCAAGAACGAAGCCTTCCTGTCCTGCGCCTGCCCCAGCTGCGGCAAGCCCGCGCGCCGCGAAACGGACACGATGGACACGTTCGTGGACTCGTCCTGGTACTTCATGCGCTACACCTCGCCGGGCAACGACAACGCCATGGTCGACTCGCGCAATGACTACTGGATGCCGATGGACCAGTACATCGGCGGCATCGAACACGCCGTGTTGCACTTGCTCTACGCGCGCTTCTGGACCAAGGTCATGCGCGACATGGGCCTGCTCAATTTCGACGAGCCCTTCACCAAGCTGCTGTGCCAGGGCATGGTGCTGAACCACATCTATTCGCGCAAGACGCCCCAGGGCGGCATCGAATACTTCTGGCCCGAAGACGTCGAAAACGTCTACGACGACCGCGGCGCCATCACCGGCGCCAAGCTGAAGTCGGACGGCTCGGCCATCAACTATGGCGGCGTGGGCACGATGTCCAAGTCCAAGAACAACGGCGTCGATCCGCAATCGCTGATCGACACGCTGGGCGCCGACACGGCACGCCTGTTCGTCATGTTCGCCAGCCCGCCCGAGCAGACCCTTGAGTGGTCCGATTCCGGCGTCGAAGGCTCCAACCGCTTCCTGCGCAGGCTGTGGTCCATCAGCTACGCGCGCCGTGACGCCGTGGCGCGTGGCCTGGCCAATGGCGCCGACTGGTCGCAAGCCACTGCCCCCGTCAAGGACCTGCGCCGCGAGGTCTATACGCTGCTCAAGCAGGCCGACTACGACTACCAGCGCATCCAGTACAACACCGTCGTGTCCGCCTGCATGAAGATGCTGAACGCCATCGACGACGCCAAGCTGCCCGAAGACGCCGCCGCCGACGCTGCCTATGCCGAAACTCTGGGCGTGCTGCTGCGCGTGCTGTACCCGGTGGTGCCGCACATCACCTGGCACCTGTGGCAAGACCTGGGCTACGCCAAAGAACTGGGCGACCTGCTGGATGCCCCATGGCCGCATGTGGACGAAGCCGCGCTGATCGCGGACGAAATCGAGCTGATGCTCCAGGTCAACGGCAAGCTGCGCGGCTCAATCCGCGTGGCCGCCGGCGCCGCCAAGGAAGACATCGAAAAGCTCGCAGCCAGCCAGGAAGAGGTCGCCCGCTTCCTGGAAGGTCGTCCGCCCAAGCGCGTGATCGTGGTGCCGGGCAAACTGGTCAACGTCGTAGGCTGA